The Raphanus sativus cultivar WK10039 chromosome 2, ASM80110v3, whole genome shotgun sequence genome includes a region encoding these proteins:
- the LOC130494573 gene encoding NEDD8-conjugating enzyme Ubc12 encodes MIGLFKVKEKQREQAQNASRGGGASVKKQSAGELRLHKDISELNLPSSCTISFPNGKDDLMNFEVSIKPDDGYYHNGTFVFTFQVSPVYPHEAPKVKCKTKVYHPNIDLEGNVCLNILREDWKPVLNINTVIYGLFHLFTEPNSEDPLNHDAAQVLRDNPKLFETNVRRAMTGGYVGQTFFPRCI; translated from the exons ATGATTGGGTTGTTTAAAGTAAAGGAGAAGCAAAGAGAACAAGCTCAGAATGCTAGCAGAGGCGGAGGAGCTTCTGTCAAGAAGCAATCTGCTGGTGAACTTCGTCTTCACAAAG ATATATCAGAGTTGAATCTTCCAAGCTCGTGTACGATATCATTTCCTAATGGCAAAGATGATTTGATGAACTTTGAAGTCTCCATTAAACCTGATGATGGTTACTACCA CAATGGTACATTTGTTTTCACGTTCCAAGTGTCTCCTGTGTATCCTCACGAAGCTCCTAAAGTTAAATGCAAAACCAAG GTTTATCATCCCAATATCGATTTGGAAGGAAACGTCTGCCTCAACATCTTGCGTGAAGACTGGAAACCTGTTCTTAACATCAACACTGTTATCTATGGACTCTTCCATCTTTTCACG GAACCCAACTCTGAAGATCCTTTGAACCATGACGCAGCACAAGTTTTAAGGGATAACCCAAAGCTGTTTGAGACCAATGTCCGTAGAGCCATGACTGGTGGCTATGTTGGTCAGACCTTTTTCCCGCGCTGCATCTAA
- the LOC108842107 gene encoding geranylgeranyl pyrophosphate synthase, chloroplastic/chromoplastic — protein MASSVTPLGPWVLHHHHPSTIITQSKTPRSRSHSLVTLKPISLTPKRTVSYTVSSSLVTKEDSNLKSTTSSFDFMSYILRKAESVNRALDSAVPLREPLKIHEAMRYSLLAGGKRVRPVLCIAACELVGGEESLAMPAACAVEMIHTMSLIHDDLPCMDDDDLRRGKPTNHKVFGEDVAVLAGDALLSFAFEHLATATCSEVSPARVVRAVGELAKAIGTEGLVAGQVVDISSEGLDLNDVGLDHLEYIHLHKTAALLEASAVLGGIVGGGSDEEIERLRKFARCIGLLFQVVDDILDVTKSSQELGKTAGKDLIADKLTYPKLMGLEKSREFAEKLNREARDQLLGFDSDKVAPLLALANYIANRQN, from the coding sequence ATGGCTTCTTCAGTGACTCCTCTAGGTCCATGGGTTCTTCACCATCACCACCCTTCAACTATCATTACCCAATCCAAAACACCCAGATCCAGATCTCATTCCCTCGTCACCCTTAAACCCATCTCCCTCACCCCAAAACGCACCGTTTCGTACACCGTTTCCTCTTCCCTCGTCACCAAAGAAGACAGCAACCTCAaatccaccacctcctccttcGATTTCATGTCTTACATCCTCCGCAAAGCCGAGTCCGTCAACAGAGCCCTCGACTCCGCCGTGCCTCTCCGCGAGCCGCTCAAGATCCACGAGGCGATGCGCTACTCCCTCCTCGCCGGAGGCAAACGCGTCAGGCCCGTCCTCTGCATCGCCGCGTGCGAGCTCGTCGGCGGGGAAGAGTCTCTAGCCATGCCGGCGGCTTGCGCCGTGGAGATGATCCACACCATGTCGCTGATCCACGACGACTTGCCTTGTATGGACGACGACGATCTCCGCCGCGGAAAGCCGACGAACCACAAAGTGTTCGGCGAGGACGTGGCGGTCTTGGCCGGAGACGCGCTTCTCTCGTTCGCCTTCGAGCATTTAGCAACTGCCACGTGCTCGGAGGTTTCTCCGGCGAGAGTGGTCAGAGCTGTGGGGGAGTTGGCGAAAGCCATCGGCACGGAAGGGCTCGTGGCTGGACAGGTGGTGGATATAAGCAGCGAAGGTTTGGACCTAAACGACGTCGGATTGGATCATCTGGAGTATATACATTTGCATAAAACGGCGGCGTTGCTTGAAGCTTCCGCGGTTTTGGGTGGGATCGTTGGTGGAGGGAGCGACGAAGAGATCGAGAGGCTGAGGAAGTTCGCGAGGTGTATCGGTTTGTTGTTTCAGGTGGTTGATGATATCTTGGACGTCACGAAATCGTCTCAAGAGCTTGGGAAAACCGCTGGGAAAGATTTGATTGCTGATAAGTTGACGTATCCGAAACTCATGGGTTTGGAGAAATCGAGAGAGTTCGCTGAGAAGTTGAATAGAGAGGCACGTGATCAGCTTTTAGGGTTTGATTCCGACAAGGTTGCTCCTTTGCTGGCTTTGGCTAACTACATTGCCAATAGACAGAACTGA
- the LOC108840747 gene encoding calcium uniporter protein 1, mitochondrial, with protein sequence MAMRKLLSHRSFNVSKMASQGLMNCRISSSSLAVRTRVPKEPGEATVDPEPGESWLDTTMKMPFGETLREKLRENDRIRLDGLLPPMKYAAAAEEETEALGLLTVKDAKKLLRAAQIEVVKTKLMETGKSWISYSEFVRLCNDSCLDPAQGPWIAKMLDDSGNVIVLGDYVCLRPDQVTKSIEGLLPLPQIRNPNDPRRKELKELEGIKNVIDEKAHSLVRRELWAGLGYLILQTAGFMRLTFWELSWDVMEPICFYVTSVYFMAGYAFFLRTAKEPSFEGFYESRFEAKQRKLMRSQNFDVGRYDELKKMFNPKPSSAAVSKIFGAFT encoded by the exons ATGGCGATGAGGAAGCTTTTGTCGCATCGTTCGTTCAACGTTTCGAAAATGGCGTCTCAAGGTCTCATGAACTGTCGAATCTCGTCTTCTTCGTTAGCCGTGCGAACCAGGGTTCCTAAAGAACCAGGAGAAGCCACCGTTGATCCGGAGCCTGGTGAGTCGTGGTTGGATACGACCATGAAGATGCCGTTTGGGGAGACTCTGAGGGAGAAGCTTCGAGAAAACGACCGGATTCGACTAGACGGGCTCTTACCTCCGATGAAATACGCGGcagcggcggaggaggagacgGAGGCGTTGGGGCTTCTTACTGTGAAAGACGCGAAGAAGCTGCTTAGAGCTGCGCAGATCGAGGTGGTGAAGACGAAGCTGATGGAGACCGGGAAGAGCTGGATCTCTTACTCTGAGTTCGTTCGTCTTTGCAATGACTCTTGTTTGGATCCTGCTCAAGGGCCTTGGATCGCTAAGATGCTTGATGATTCAGGAAACGTCATCGTTTTGGGTGATTACGTTTGCTTAAGACCTGATCag GTAACAAAATCTATCGAGGGCCTGCTTCCTTTACCACAGATCCGTAACCCAAACGACCCAAGAAGAAAGGAGCTGAAAGAGCTAGAAGGTATAAAGAATGTCATTGACGAGAAAGCACATTCGTTGGTGAGAAGAGAGCTTTGGGCTGGTCTCGGTTACTTGATACTCCAAACCGCAGGTTTCATGAGGCTAACGTTCTGGGAACTCTCGTGGGACGTCATGGAGCCAATCTGTTTCTACGTCACATCTGTATATTTCATGGCGGGTTACGCATTTTTCCTCAGGACAGCGAAAGAGCCGTCCTTTGAAGGGTTTTACGAGAGTAGGTTTGAGGCGAAACAGAGGAAACTGATGAGATCTCAAAATTT